A region from the Halobacillus mangrovi genome encodes:
- a CDS encoding cation:proton antiporter produces MHEFHDAFIQILILLAISVTVIGIAKLLKEPYSIALVIVGLILGLTNFPIIEDAEFYITQSEVFQATVISLFLPILLGDATLKLPFHHLYSQKKPVLGLAFVGTFLSFICIGAGAYYLLDLPLAVAFTFAALMSATDPISVLSIFKSLGVPQKLSTVMEGESLFNDGIAVVLFKIASIYLLTYIEMGWAGLGSGILLFLKFAIGGALIGLLLGFIFSQIIRIFDDYPLEIAFSALLFFGSYFIAEHFHTSGVIAVVVAGFVFGDYGAKIGMSNETRTNINTFWDVITLIANSLIFLMVGLEIRNIDFAGNWGYIALAILIVLIGRTIALYISTGWIKELNSRERVLLNWGGLRGSLSIALALSLPMEFEGREQVLLFTFSVVLFSLIVQGLTIKPLIQKLGITKPS; encoded by the coding sequence ATGCACGAATTTCACGATGCTTTTATTCAAATTCTCATTCTTTTAGCTATTTCAGTAACCGTCATCGGAATAGCCAAGCTTTTAAAAGAACCTTATTCAATCGCTCTAGTTATCGTCGGCTTAATTTTAGGTCTGACGAATTTTCCGATCATTGAAGATGCAGAATTCTACATAACTCAATCGGAAGTGTTTCAGGCGACCGTCATCTCTTTGTTTCTACCGATTTTACTAGGTGATGCCACGTTAAAATTACCCTTTCATCACTTATATAGTCAGAAGAAGCCTGTGCTCGGGCTGGCATTTGTGGGGACATTCCTATCGTTCATATGTATTGGAGCCGGAGCCTATTACTTGCTAGATCTGCCGCTCGCCGTAGCATTCACGTTCGCTGCACTAATGAGTGCAACAGACCCGATTAGTGTGCTATCCATTTTCAAATCCCTTGGAGTTCCTCAAAAGCTTTCCACAGTTATGGAAGGGGAGTCCTTGTTCAATGATGGAATTGCTGTGGTTCTCTTTAAAATTGCCAGCATCTATTTGTTAACGTATATCGAAATGGGCTGGGCGGGTCTTGGCAGTGGTATCTTGCTTTTTCTTAAGTTTGCGATCGGCGGCGCGCTGATCGGTTTGCTGCTGGGATTCATTTTTTCGCAGATTATCCGTATTTTTGATGATTATCCACTTGAGATTGCCTTTAGTGCGCTATTATTTTTCGGAAGTTATTTTATTGCTGAGCATTTCCATACTTCAGGGGTTATTGCTGTTGTAGTGGCAGGGTTTGTTTTTGGCGATTATGGGGCGAAAATCGGGATGTCGAACGAGACGCGGACGAATATCAATACGTTCTGGGACGTCATTACGCTCATTGCTAACTCTTTAATTTTCCTTATGGTCGGGCTTGAAATTCGGAATATTGACTTCGCCGGTAACTGGGGATATATCGCACTTGCCATTTTGATTGTGTTAATCGGCCGTACCATTGCCCTTTATATAAGTACAGGTTGGATCAAAGAGTTGAATTCTAGAGAAAGAGTTCTTTTAAATTGGGGAGGCTTAAGAGGGAGTTTATCTATTGCGCTTGCTTTAAGTCTTCCTATGGAGTTCGAAGGCAGAGAACAAGTCTTGTTGTTCACTTTCTCCGTTGTCCTATTCTCACTCATTGTCCAAGGGTTGACGATAAAACCTTTGATTCAAAAGTTAGGAATAACAAAACCATCCTAA
- a CDS encoding DUF456 domain-containing protein gives MDIIIWVMIIACFIASFASVIFPIIPAPLVLWIGFLAYFFFLEGDPLSAFFWIGMIILTVILIVSDIIANSYFVKRYGGSKWGERMAAVGVIVGSFIIPPLGILIIPFILVIATELVQKRSSNEAFKAAIGSLFGFLSGTLAKIIIQIIMIVWFFLEI, from the coding sequence ATGGATATTATCATTTGGGTGATGATCATCGCCTGTTTTATTGCTAGCTTTGCCAGTGTTATTTTTCCGATTATTCCAGCACCGCTAGTCCTTTGGATCGGTTTTCTTGCATACTTTTTCTTCCTTGAAGGAGACCCGCTGTCTGCGTTTTTCTGGATTGGTATGATTATATTGACCGTTATCCTAATTGTTTCCGACATTATTGCGAATAGCTACTTCGTCAAAAGGTATGGAGGAAGTAAATGGGGAGAACGGATGGCTGCTGTGGGGGTCATTGTCGGTTCTTTCATTATTCCGCCACTTGGTATTTTAATTATTCCATTTATACTTGTGATCGCAACAGAGCTGGTGCAAAAGCGATCTTCAAATGAGGCTTTTAAAGCCGCGATTGGCTCTTTGTTTGGCTTCTTGAGTGGAACATTGGCCAAGATTATTATTCAGATCATCATGATCGTATGGTTCTTTTTAGAAATTTAA
- a CDS encoding aldo/keto reductase, translating to MEMINISNTKLQASRIGLGTWAIGGWMWGGTDEDQSIRTIHSALDRGINFIDTAPAYGFGGSEEIIGKAIQQKGNREELLLATKAGIDWNDDSVFRNASKERIHKEVEDSLKRLQTDYIDVYQVHWPDPVTPIYDTAEALHYLYKQGKIRAIGVSNFSPEQMDTFREAAPIHTLQPPYNLFEREIEDKTLPYTQEHDITTVSYGSLCRGMLSGKMSSDREFEGDDLRNNDPKFQQPRFKQYLNAVHELDQLAQNRYGKRVLHLALRWVLDQPGSGIALMGGRRPGQLDPLEEIEDFKIDEETMHDIDEILLKHIQDPVGPEFMAPPDRQELGLK from the coding sequence ATGGAAATGATCAATATTAGCAATACGAAATTACAGGCGAGCCGCATCGGTCTAGGTACATGGGCAATCGGCGGCTGGATGTGGGGCGGTACGGATGAAGACCAGTCTATCCGTACGATCCATTCAGCGCTGGATCGAGGCATTAATTTTATCGATACGGCACCCGCTTACGGCTTCGGCGGCTCTGAGGAGATCATTGGAAAAGCGATTCAACAGAAGGGGAATAGAGAAGAACTTTTGTTAGCTACCAAAGCAGGCATTGATTGGAACGATGATTCTGTATTCCGTAACGCCAGCAAGGAACGAATTCACAAGGAAGTGGAAGACTCACTGAAACGCCTGCAAACCGACTACATTGACGTGTACCAGGTTCACTGGCCTGATCCTGTAACACCGATTTACGATACGGCCGAAGCACTCCACTATTTATATAAACAAGGCAAGATTAGAGCAATCGGTGTCAGTAATTTCAGTCCCGAGCAAATGGATACGTTTAGAGAAGCAGCTCCCATTCATACCTTGCAACCGCCCTACAATTTATTCGAACGGGAAATTGAAGATAAAACCTTGCCGTACACGCAGGAACATGACATTACCACAGTATCTTACGGCTCTTTATGCCGAGGAATGTTATCCGGTAAAATGTCCTCAGACAGAGAGTTTGAAGGCGACGATCTGAGAAACAATGATCCTAAATTCCAACAGCCAAGGTTCAAACAATATTTGAACGCCGTTCACGAGCTAGATCAGTTAGCCCAGAACCGTTATGGTAAACGTGTACTGCATCTTGCATTAAGATGGGTTCTCGACCAGCCTGGATCAGGCATTGCTCTCATGGGTGGACGTCGTCCAGGACAGTTAGATCCATTGGAAGAGATTGAAGACTTTAAAATCGATGAAGAGACGATGCACGACATTGATGAGATCTTGTTAAAACACATACAGGATCCAGTAGGTCCAGAATTTATGGCTCCGCCTGATCGACAGGAACTTGGGTTAAAATAA
- the nfsA gene encoding oxygen-insensitive NADPH nitroreductase yields MNNTIETILNHRSIRKFEDIPVTDEQLSTVLTAAQQASTSSYMMAYSIIGVTDPAKKTELAEITGQAYVKDNGHLLIFCADLHRHTLKANEENYENMKPNLENTEHFLVSAIDAALAAQNAAIAAESMGLGICYIGSIRNQLERVDKILSLPTHVIPLFGMVLGVPAHSPNQKPRLPKEAVYFENEYRDHTSELEAFDKEITSYYQSRSSNNRVDTWTDQMLRRFTKPMRMDVTDLVQKKGFNKR; encoded by the coding sequence ATGAACAATACGATTGAAACCATATTGAACCACCGCTCGATAAGAAAATTCGAGGATATCCCAGTCACTGATGAACAGCTGTCCACCGTCCTAACAGCAGCTCAACAAGCTTCAACATCAAGTTATATGATGGCGTACAGCATAATTGGAGTGACTGATCCAGCTAAAAAAACGGAATTAGCAGAGATCACTGGACAAGCCTATGTAAAAGATAATGGTCATTTGTTAATTTTCTGTGCTGATTTACATCGCCACACACTTAAAGCGAATGAAGAAAATTATGAAAACATGAAGCCAAACCTCGAAAATACTGAGCACTTTTTAGTCTCTGCTATTGATGCAGCACTGGCTGCTCAAAATGCGGCGATAGCTGCTGAGTCTATGGGGCTAGGCATATGTTATATCGGAAGTATTCGAAACCAATTAGAACGGGTGGATAAAATCCTTTCTTTACCCACTCATGTTATCCCTCTATTTGGAATGGTGCTTGGTGTACCTGCGCACTCACCAAACCAAAAGCCAAGGCTACCTAAAGAAGCTGTATATTTTGAAAATGAGTATAGGGACCATACGAGTGAACTAGAAGCCTTTGATAAAGAGATTACTTCTTATTATCAATCCCGTTCGAGCAACAACCGTGTGGATACTTGGACGGATCAAATGCTCAGACGTTTTACTAAACCGATGAGAATGGATGTTACTGACTTAGTGCAAAAGAAAGGGTTCAATAAAAGGTAA
- a CDS encoding penicillin acylase family protein, whose product METAKRTVNAEQPKKRRWKKWTLVTLGIISLLVVSVVIFVNVYINRSLPELEGEVQLEGLQKPVEVIRDDDGVPHIQAENSLDLFRAQGYVQAQDRLFQMELARRQASGTLSEVVGEATVNQDKYFRTLGLRRAAEKSLEVYSQDAVTILQAYADGVNAYMEEAKEEKRLPPEFALMGISPEPWTPIDSLTIGKYMAFDLGGHWERQAFNYYLVSQYPEEKAYELFPDYPKGAPTILDESEIVNVAASFEEVTLPHEFNGSNNWVVSGDRTASGAPMLADDPHLGLATPSIWYQMHLRSPEYNVSGVIFAGIPGIILGHNDHVAWGVTNVGPDVQQLYLEKRNPENPHQFLFEEEWEKAQVFDEPIQVKEGETIAYEVVETRHGPVISEFAEQSGKDTVLSLRWTALDATTELEAVLDINKAANWNEFEKGLEKFLAPAQNFVFASKDGTIAYKANGRIPIYENPDDALLPMKGWEDENLWQGYIPFEELPKTVNPEIGYVATANNKVTDENYPYHISHNWAQPYRYERISQMIEANDQLDEETVMDMQMDVKNLQAEEFVPLMLERINRSELAGIEKDGLALMEEWNREDERDLPQPLIFHRWMLNLQKVLYEDELPAEMMDLFHGAGQTTDELLRKVRNGEESKWIEEAGGIENALTSAYTMTIRNLSEKYGEDPSSWKWGEYHEVEFTHPLSSISYLERFFNPGDPQPVSGSRVTVRAAGFKENGLVNHGASWRFIIDLENMKEAYHIVGPGQSGHLKSNWYHDQLDDWVEGDYHLTKTDNYEGQSLILSPAS is encoded by the coding sequence ATGGAAACAGCGAAAAGAACGGTAAATGCTGAACAGCCAAAAAAGCGAAGGTGGAAAAAATGGACGTTAGTCACGCTCGGAATCATTAGTTTGCTGGTCGTTAGTGTTGTTATTTTTGTAAACGTTTACATAAATCGCAGTCTGCCTGAGCTAGAGGGAGAAGTACAGCTTGAAGGACTGCAAAAACCTGTAGAGGTGATAAGGGATGACGACGGAGTGCCTCATATACAAGCTGAGAATTCTCTGGACTTGTTTAGGGCCCAGGGTTATGTACAGGCACAGGATCGATTATTCCAAATGGAACTTGCAAGAAGACAGGCTTCGGGAACATTGAGTGAAGTGGTGGGTGAGGCGACTGTAAATCAGGACAAGTACTTTCGAACCTTAGGTTTAAGGAGAGCTGCAGAGAAGTCTTTGGAAGTGTACTCACAAGATGCCGTAACTATTTTACAAGCCTATGCAGATGGGGTGAATGCGTATATGGAAGAAGCAAAAGAAGAAAAGCGTCTTCCACCGGAATTTGCTCTTATGGGGATATCACCTGAGCCATGGACGCCTATTGACTCTTTAACTATAGGGAAATACATGGCCTTTGACTTGGGTGGTCATTGGGAGAGACAGGCGTTCAATTATTATTTGGTTTCCCAATATCCGGAAGAGAAAGCCTATGAACTTTTTCCTGACTATCCAAAAGGTGCCCCGACCATTTTGGATGAATCAGAGATCGTCAATGTAGCGGCAAGCTTTGAAGAAGTTACGTTGCCACATGAATTCAATGGGAGCAACAATTGGGTGGTTAGCGGGGATCGAACTGCTTCAGGGGCTCCTATGCTTGCTGATGATCCGCATCTTGGTCTTGCTACCCCTTCAATTTGGTATCAAATGCATCTCCGTTCACCAGAATATAATGTTTCTGGGGTGATATTTGCAGGCATACCCGGCATTATACTTGGTCACAACGATCACGTAGCATGGGGAGTCACCAACGTAGGACCGGATGTACAGCAGCTTTATTTAGAGAAAAGGAACCCAGAAAACCCTCATCAATTTCTTTTTGAAGAAGAATGGGAAAAAGCCCAAGTATTTGATGAACCGATTCAAGTAAAAGAAGGGGAAACGATCGCCTATGAAGTGGTGGAAACAAGGCACGGGCCAGTGATTAGCGAATTCGCAGAACAAAGCGGAAAAGACACCGTTTTATCGCTTCGCTGGACAGCTCTTGACGCCACAACAGAGCTGGAAGCCGTTCTGGATATTAATAAAGCAGCTAATTGGAATGAATTTGAGAAAGGGTTAGAAAAGTTTCTGGCTCCTGCGCAAAACTTTGTATTTGCAAGTAAAGATGGAACGATCGCCTATAAAGCCAATGGTCGAATTCCAATATATGAAAATCCTGATGATGCTTTGCTTCCAATGAAAGGATGGGAAGATGAAAATTTATGGCAAGGCTATATTCCTTTTGAGGAATTACCGAAAACAGTGAATCCCGAAATAGGCTATGTTGCAACAGCCAACAACAAAGTGACTGATGAGAACTACCCCTATCATATCAGTCACAACTGGGCCCAGCCTTATCGTTATGAACGAATCTCGCAAATGATAGAAGCGAACGATCAACTGGATGAAGAAACAGTAATGGATATGCAAATGGACGTGAAGAATCTGCAGGCCGAAGAGTTTGTTCCTTTAATGTTAGAAAGGATTAATCGATCCGAATTGGCTGGTATTGAAAAGGATGGACTCGCCTTGATGGAGGAGTGGAATAGAGAAGATGAACGTGATTTACCACAACCGCTGATTTTTCATCGGTGGATGCTGAATCTCCAGAAGGTACTCTATGAAGATGAGCTTCCAGCTGAAATGATGGATCTTTTTCACGGGGCCGGTCAAACGACTGATGAACTATTGAGAAAAGTTCGTAATGGAGAAGAATCAAAATGGATCGAAGAAGCTGGCGGAATAGAAAACGCATTAACCTCAGCATATACCATGACAATAAGGAATCTATCAGAGAAATATGGAGAGGATCCTTCCTCTTGGAAGTGGGGAGAATACCATGAAGTTGAATTTACTCATCCACTTTCAAGTATTTCTTATTTGGAAAGGTTCTTTAATCCTGGAGATCCTCAGCCAGTAAGCGGCAGTCGAGTGACTGTCAGAGCAGCTGGATTCAAAGAGAATGGACTTGTCAATCATGGCGCATCATGGAGGTTTATTATTGATTTAGAAAATATGAAAGAGGCCTATCATATTGTTGGCCCTGGTCAATCTGGTCATTTGAAAAGTAATTGGTACCACGACCAGCTCGATGATTGGGTAGAAGGGGATTACCATTTAACTAAAACGGATAATTATGAAGGACAATCACTAATCTTGTCCCCTGCTTCATAA
- a CDS encoding NAD-dependent protein deacylase produces MYKTLSLHLRHAENVVVLTGAGASTASGIPDFRSSEGLWSEDNSREYYMSSDYFFHNPEDFWKKYKAIFRLKLLKNYRPNPVHQFIHELENRERNVTVITQNVDGLHQLAKSSNVIEYHGTLNRSSCPSCGRSFSLDYVMEHAIPRCDQCGKILKPDVLLFGDLITAHEESESAIKEADLLLVMGTSLFVTPFSLLPYSAAEAGITSAIINNEPTEKDGLFDYVIHDDLSQAVKQIKTFL; encoded by the coding sequence ATGTACAAAACACTATCTCTACATTTGAGGCATGCAGAAAATGTTGTAGTACTGACTGGAGCTGGGGCGTCTACCGCTAGCGGTATTCCTGATTTCCGCTCAAGTGAAGGGCTTTGGAGTGAAGATAATTCAAGAGAATATTATATGTCTTCCGACTATTTCTTTCATAATCCAGAAGACTTTTGGAAGAAATATAAAGCGATCTTTCGTTTGAAGTTATTAAAGAACTACAGACCCAATCCCGTTCATCAGTTTATACATGAACTGGAAAATAGGGAGCGAAACGTTACAGTAATTACTCAAAATGTCGATGGTCTTCATCAGCTCGCTAAAAGCAGCAATGTTATCGAGTATCACGGGACGTTAAATCGCTCAAGCTGTCCAAGCTGCGGACGTTCTTTCTCGCTTGATTATGTCATGGAACATGCCATTCCCCGGTGCGATCAGTGCGGAAAGATATTGAAACCAGATGTTTTATTATTTGGTGACTTAATTACAGCACACGAAGAGTCCGAATCCGCTATCAAAGAAGCCGACCTACTATTAGTGATGGGAACTTCGCTTTTCGTAACACCTTTCAGTCTATTACCTTATTCTGCTGCAGAAGCTGGCATCACCTCTGCGATAATAAATAATGAACCGACAGAAAAAGATGGTCTGTTCGATTACGTGATCCATGATGATTTATCTCAGGCTGTAAAACAAATTAAAACCTTCCTCTAA
- a CDS encoding ATP-binding cassette domain-containing protein, which translates to MIRLNGKIKVEHLSKTFKKGNVQAVKDVSFTVDEGEFFAFLGPNGAGKSTTVQILTTLINATGGKATVAGHDVIKEPEKVRRYIGVALQETGVDPDLTGREMLELHASIFGFSKNDAKKRANELLEIVQLVEAAERRVGNYSGGMRRRLDLALTLVNEPKILFLDEPTTGLDPSNRMAIWKELRRLNEENKTTIFLTTQYLEEADSLAHRISIINNGEIVATGTPKELKAQIGNDLVTMTFYSEEDEQKAEQLLTEQFGQSEVILQNKKLTVYVEDGTKKLLEIVRLLDQRNIQVETINLSSPTLDDIFLKITNEQVERGESVGE; encoded by the coding sequence GTGATTCGTTTGAACGGGAAGATTAAGGTTGAACACCTTTCAAAGACGTTTAAAAAAGGAAACGTTCAAGCTGTTAAAGATGTCAGTTTCACGGTAGATGAAGGAGAATTCTTCGCATTCTTAGGTCCTAACGGCGCTGGGAAGTCAACCACCGTCCAAATCCTTACAACGTTGATCAATGCGACTGGTGGAAAAGCGACTGTAGCTGGCCATGACGTGATCAAAGAACCAGAAAAAGTAAGAAGGTATATAGGAGTTGCTCTCCAGGAAACGGGCGTTGACCCCGACTTAACAGGTCGGGAAATGCTGGAATTGCACGCAAGTATATTCGGGTTCTCGAAAAACGATGCCAAAAAAAGAGCCAACGAATTGTTAGAAATCGTCCAGCTGGTGGAGGCTGCAGAACGAAGAGTAGGGAATTACTCCGGTGGGATGAGAAGGAGACTGGATCTAGCTCTGACTCTTGTCAACGAACCAAAAATCCTTTTCCTTGATGAACCGACAACAGGTCTTGATCCATCTAACCGTATGGCGATATGGAAAGAATTGAGGAGGTTGAATGAAGAAAACAAGACTACCATATTCTTAACCACTCAATATTTAGAGGAGGCAGACTCGCTTGCTCACAGGATTAGCATTATAAATAATGGAGAAATTGTTGCAACTGGAACCCCTAAAGAGTTAAAAGCCCAAATAGGAAATGATCTTGTAACCATGACCTTCTATTCGGAAGAAGACGAGCAGAAAGCTGAACAATTATTGACAGAACAGTTTGGTCAAAGTGAGGTTATCCTGCAAAATAAAAAACTGACAGTGTATGTAGAAGATGGAACGAAAAAATTACTGGAAATTGTCCGCTTACTAGATCAGCGGAATATCCAGGTCGAAACCATCAATCTATCATCGCCAACTCTTGATGACATCTTTCTTAAGATCACTAATGAGCAAGTAGAAAGGGGGGAGTCTGTTGGGGAATAA
- a CDS encoding DUF1641 domain-containing protein: MAKSITKIKKYEKTREEQVESDTAEVREAVADNKEAILKGINLLQALNEGGTLDTASAFTKTKKEALENVVQEISKDRYTPLLENLPELIFLLGEIDVKALRDLSNRLNQGLEAMNADGPEQKTSIFDLAKALKDPEINRSITMLLQFLRGMGQK; the protein is encoded by the coding sequence ATGGCGAAATCAATAACTAAAATCAAAAAATATGAAAAAACCCGTGAGGAACAGGTGGAAAGTGACACCGCTGAAGTTCGGGAAGCGGTTGCCGACAATAAGGAAGCGATCTTAAAAGGGATCAATCTACTTCAGGCGTTAAATGAAGGAGGAACCCTGGATACCGCTAGCGCATTTACGAAAACGAAAAAAGAAGCACTTGAAAATGTTGTCCAGGAAATCAGCAAGGATCGATACACTCCTTTACTTGAAAATCTTCCTGAGCTCATTTTCTTACTTGGTGAAATCGATGTGAAAGCATTGAGAGATTTGTCCAATAGGTTGAACCAGGGACTTGAAGCCATGAATGCTGATGGCCCTGAACAGAAAACGAGCATCTTTGATTTAGCAAAGGCATTGAAAGATCCCGAGATCAATCGCAGCATTACAATGCTTCTTCAATTCCTAAGAGGAATGGGACAGAAATAA
- a CDS encoding VOC family protein, with protein sequence MTTSTALLYSTYLIKGKWREKTLEEKFFKSPNTYIGLVKIKVQDLERSIQFYQDVIGFQVFKQTKRKAHLTADGSSVLLTIEQPEFVKPLQTSATGLYHFALLVPTRKDLAKILHHLSKIGIRLGSSDHLVSEALYLSDPDGNGIEIYTDRDSEKWIWNQTGVKMAVDPIDTNDLLSELENRDWQGLPSHTKMGHIHLHVAELQNSQTFYEALGFEVVSRLGNQALFMSTGGYHHHLGLNTWKGIHAPSAPEDSAGLNAFSIIFPNKEKREIAAHQLDFLDYPVIKEPEFYRTEDPSGNKVHMLVKET encoded by the coding sequence TTGACTACAAGTACAGCCCTCCTCTATAGTACTTACTTAATTAAAGGTAAATGGAGGGAAAAGACCTTGGAGGAAAAGTTTTTTAAAAGTCCGAATACCTATATTGGCCTAGTTAAGATAAAAGTCCAGGATCTCGAAAGATCGATTCAGTTCTACCAGGACGTCATTGGTTTTCAGGTTTTCAAACAGACTAAACGGAAAGCTCATTTAACAGCAGACGGATCATCCGTACTGCTAACGATTGAACAGCCAGAATTTGTGAAACCACTACAAACATCGGCGACAGGTCTTTATCATTTCGCATTATTAGTACCTACCCGAAAAGACCTCGCAAAAATTCTCCACCATCTTTCGAAAATTGGCATTCGCTTAGGATCATCCGATCACCTTGTAAGTGAGGCTCTCTACTTAAGCGATCCAGATGGAAACGGTATTGAAATTTACACAGATCGTGACTCTGAAAAATGGATTTGGAATCAAACCGGAGTAAAAATGGCCGTGGATCCAATTGACACCAATGATTTACTAAGCGAACTAGAAAACAGAGATTGGCAAGGTTTACCGTCCCATACTAAGATGGGTCATATTCATTTGCATGTGGCGGAGTTACAAAACTCACAAACTTTTTATGAAGCCCTAGGATTCGAAGTCGTAAGTCGTTTAGGAAATCAAGCTTTATTTATGTCTACAGGCGGCTATCACCATCATTTAGGATTGAATACGTGGAAAGGTATTCATGCACCTTCAGCTCCAGAAGATAGTGCTGGATTAAACGCCTTTTCCATTATTTTTCCCAATAAAGAAAAGAGAGAGATCGCGGCTCACCAATTGGATTTTCTAGACTACCCCGTTATTAAAGAGCCAGAGTTTTATAGAACAGAAGATCCATCTGGCAACAAAGTCCATATGTTAGTAAAGGAAACATAA